A DNA window from Acropora palmata chromosome 12, jaAcrPala1.3, whole genome shotgun sequence contains the following coding sequences:
- the LOC141859513 gene encoding uncharacterized protein LOC141859513, whose translation MPTSKNSTLSNLEDNLFSMSEKESSLLSEAIMTQTDVDCLLNDESLNTSEATTGDGAIDSVTLDDNGGASSSLKRRRGKDKAASPDRRPKEVLNKPGKAADKTKTKEGAQHASKPSNTSKTNKTVRSEKGGKTTASTSSAADAADITQLTRKDLKSMYNLQGLSTSFFERGGQEEATAGEKPVKESPPEKTQVSSTTSQVTVIAGRTKYFISAWQEITADKQILEMIQGCPIEFESMPKQLSKAHPISHNPDERKIINIELDKLLSKGVIEETTHLEGEFLSSIFVRKKKDDSYRMILNLKDLNYSIEKKHFKMDTFLSAVNLVKQNCYMASVDLRDAYYAIPISAEFRKYLRFEWQGKLYQYTCLPNGLSSAPRYFTKILKPVYSSLRSKGHLNVGYIDDSYLQGDTFEECKHNVRDSVSLFEKLGFLPHPEKSVFEPTQKIIFLGFVINSVTMTISLTPEKALKICTACKKLSAKSECSILEVSQVIGLLVASLPAVQYGKLHYRRLEIDKNIALKLAKGKYHTTMCLSPAAKADLMWWADNVLESRNPISPGKIDIEVSCDASKKGWGAVCNKVPTQGLWTTEEQSKHINELELLAVKFALKVFAPQLAEKHVKIFSDNTTAVSYINAKGGTKSPACNDITSEIWSWCIENKTWLTAAHIPGVQNTDADRESRIFNERTEWQLNPAVFSQIQTLWMFTESRNGPGRRNFDCTNMANTSLVASDVKTVNKAPSCSSSAEKSVKTAQQKSTPSSCKNGVNGLLHIRESYEARGISESTCNLLMASWRPGTQKQYQVYIQKWSHFCTQRKINHNQPTVEQALDFFTHLYEQGLTYSAINTARSALSSYITLEDGTSLGQHPLVSRLLRGIFQSKPPSPRYSETWYVSVVLHYLQGLSPVGTLKLKELTLKLVTLILLVSGQRGQTVHLLDLSNMRVSTDSYTFLFTKLLKQTRPGFSNPAVTLTAFRDSRLCVVTTLKEYISRTEPLRGSESQLLVSYTKPHKAVSRDTIGRWVKTVLSSAGIDTKKFKPHSTRAAAVSAASNASVSLDEILKTVGWSSESTFGKFYNKPVLRESRFPSSVLETAYN comes from the exons ATGCCGACTTCGAAGAATTCTACTCTGTCAAATCTGGAAGACAACCTCTTCAGTATGTCGGAAAAAGAGTCTAGTCTCCTAAGCGAGGCAATAATGACACAGACAGATGTTGACTGTCTACTAAATGACGAAAGTCTAAATACTTCTGAGGCGACCACTGGCGATGGCGCCATTGACTCAGTCACGCTCGATGACAATGGCGGCGCTTCCTCTTCGCTGAAAAGGAGGAGGGGAAAAGACAAAGCGGCCAGCCCAGACAGGAGACCAAAAGAGGTCTTGAACAAGCCGGGAAAAGCGgcagataaaacaaaaactaaggaAGGCGCTCAGCACGCCTCAAAGCCTTCAAACACGAGCAAAACGAACAAGACTGTTCGCTCGGAAAAAGGCGGGAAAACCACCGCTTCGACTTCATCAGCAGCAGACGCTGCGGACATCACTCAGTTGACGAGAAAGGACCTGAAATCAATGTACAACTTGCAGGGCTTGTCCACAAGCTTCTTC GAGAGAGGGGGCCAAGAAGAAGCAACAGCAGGAGAAAAACCAGTGAAGGAATCTCCACCTGAAAAAACTCAGGTGAGTTCAACTACATCTCAGGTTACTGTCATAGCTGGTAGAACAAAATACTTTATCTCTGCTTGGCAAGAGATTACTGCAGATAAGCAAATACTTGAGATGATACAAGGCTGTCCTATTGAGTTTGAAAGTATGCCAAAGCAACTTTCTAAGGCTCACCCAATTTCACACAACCCTGATGAACGAAAAATTATAAACATAGAGCTTGACAAGCTTCTAAGCAAAGGGGTTATTGAAGAGACCACCCATCTCGAGGGTGAATTTCTCTCTAGTATATTTGtacgaaaaaagaaagatgattCTTACAGAATGATTTTAAATCTTAAAGATTTAAATTACAGcattgaaaagaaacatttcaagaTGGATACTTTCTTATCTGCAGTAAATTTAGTCAAGCAAAACTGTTACATGGCATCCGTGGATCTACGGGATGCTTATTATGCAATTCCAATAAGTGCAGAATTCAGAAAATATTTAAGGTTTGAATGGCAAGGGAAGCTTTACCAGTACACTTGCTTGCCCAATGGGTTGTCATCTGCCCCTCGATACTTCACAAAGATTTTAAAACCAGTATACAGCTCGCTTCGCAGCAAGGGTCATCTTAATGTGGGCTACATAGATGACTCATATCTCCAAGGAGATACTTTTGAGGAATGCAAACACAATGTTCGGGATAGTGTGAGTCTTTTTGAGAAGCTGGGGTTTCTGCCCCACCCTGAGAAGTCAGTCTTTGAGCCCACTCAAAAAATCATATTTCTGGGGTTTGTGATAAACTCAGTTACCATGACAATATCTCTCACACCCGAAAAGGCTCTCAAAATTTGCACAGCATGCAAAAAGTTGTCAGCTAAATCAGAATGTTCAATTTTAGAGGTGTCACAAGTGATAGGTCTATTGGTGGCCAGTTTACCAGCTGTTCAGTATGGGAAGCTACACTACAGACGTCTTGAAATAGACAAAAACATTGCTCTAAAATTGGCTAAGGGAAAGTATCATACTACAATGTGCTTATCCCCAGCTGCAAAAGCAGATTTGATGTGGTGGGCAGACAATGTTTTGGAGTCCAGAAACCCAATTTCACCTGGAAAAATTGACATTGAGGTTTCATGCGATGCTTCCAAAAAAGGCTGGGGAGCAGTATGCAACAAGGTTCCTACCCAAGGCCTTTGGACTACTGAAGAACAGTCCAAACACATCAATGAATTAGAGCTCCTGGCAGTTAAGTTTGCTCTGAAAGTTTTCGCACCACAATTAGCagaaaaacatgtgaaaattttCTCTGATAACACTACAGCCGTTTCTTATATAAATGCCAAAGGAGGAACTAAGTCTCCTGCCTGTAATGATATCACTAGTGAAATTTGGTCATGGtgcattgaaaacaaaacttggcTTACTGCTGCACACATCCCTGGTGTCCAAAATACAGATGCAGACAGGGAGAGTAGAATTTTTAATGAACGCACAGAATGGCAGTTAAACCCAGCTGTGTTCAGTCAAATCCAAACGTTATGG ATGTTTACCGAAAGTAGAAATGGACCAGGCAGAAGGAATTTTGATTGCACCAATATGGCCAACACAAGTTTGGTGGCCTCAGATGTTAAGACTGTTAATAAGGCACCCAGTTGCTCTTCCTCAGCAGAAAAGTCTGTTAAAACTGCCCAACAAAAAAGTACACCTTCTTCATGCAAAAATGGTGTTAATGGCTTGTTACATATCCGGGAATCCTATGAAGCAAGAGGAATTTCGGAGTCAACTTGCAACCTCCTCATGGCCTCATGGAGACCTGGTACCCAGAAGCAATATCAAGTCTATATCCAGAAATGGTCTCACTTTTGTActcaaaggaaaattaatcATAATCAGCCCACTGTAGAGCAGGCTTTGGATTTCTTCACACACCTTTATGAACAGGGCCTCACCTACAGCGCCATTAACACAGCACGCAGTGCTTTATCTTCCTATATTACATTAGAAGATGGTACAAGTCTGGGACAACATCCATTAGTGTCACGTCTATTGAGAGGCATTTTTCAGAGCAAACCTCCCTCGCCAAGATATTCAGAGACATGGTACGTCAGCGTTGTGTTGCATTATCTTCAGGGCTTATCGCCTGTGGGAACACTGAAACTCAAGGAACTGACACTTAAATTAGTTACCTTAATATTGTTAGTTTCTGGCCAAAGGGGCCAAACAGTTCATTTGTTAGATTTATCAAACATGCGGGTGTCCACCGACAGTTACACCTTCTTGTTCACAAAGTTACTAAAGCAAACCAGACCTGGGTTTTCTAACCCCGCAGTAACTTTAACTGCCTTCAGAGATAGTAGATTGTGTGTAGTTACCACCCTTAAAGAGTACATTAGTAGAACAGAACCCCTAAGGGGTTCAGAATCTCAACTTTTGGTGAGTTATACTAAGCCGCACAAAGCCGTTAGTAGAGACACAATTGGTAGGTGGGTGAAAACTGTTTTGTCATCTGCCGGCATTGACACAAAGAAGTTCAAGCCTCACAGTACTAGGGCTGCTGCTGTATCAGCAGCGAGCAATGCCTCAGTTTCCCTAGATGAGATTCTTAAAACTGTAGGCTGGTCATCAGAATCCacttttggaaaattttataATAAGCCTGTGTTAAGAGAGTCACGATTTCCCTCTAGTGTACTTGAAACAGCTTACAACTGA
- the LOC141860416 gene encoding glutathione S-transferase 1-like yields MPRYKLTYFSIRGKAECIRITFAVGGVEFENVRIKPEEWHSKLKQSGLSPTGKLPLLEVDGKVLTASKAILSYVARVVGLAPEESFNIAQADMLGDVIAELEDNLTAGFMETDPDKKEKALSAANEKVLQRCGYFEKLLSSNSKQGFFFEDKLTYGDLVVFTFLNSYFLKGSSEGIPDQLKDFPCLCTWYELVRTQPKVLEWLQNPPTDMFEYIY; encoded by the exons ATGCCCCGATACAAGTTGACCTATTTTTCTATTCGTGGCAAAGCTGAGTGTATAAGGATTACCTTTGCGGTTGGAGGTGTGGAGTTTGAAAATGTTCGAATCAAACCTGAAGAGTGGCATTCTAAACTGAAACAAT CCGGATTAAGTCCCACTGGCAAACTACCACTTTTGGAGGTCGACGGTAAAGTCCTCACTGCGTCTAAAGCTATCCTCAGCTATGTTGCAAGAGTGGTCG GACTTGCCCCGGAGGAAAGTTTCAATATAGCTCAGGCAGACATGTTGGGTGATGTGATCGCAGAATTGGAAGATAATTTAACTGCAGGGTTCATGGAAACAGATCCAGACAAAAAG GAAAAGGCTCTGTCAGCGGCAAATGAAAAAGTTCTGCAACGGTGCGGTTACTTTGAGAAGCTATTGTCGTCCAACAGTAAACaagggtttttctttgaagaCAAG CTGACGTACGGTGACTTAGTGGTGTTCACATTCTTGAACAGCTATTTTTTGAAAGGCAGCTCCGAAGGAATTCCAGACCAACTGAAAGATTTTCCTTGTTTGTGTACCTGGTACGAGCTTGTGAGAACGCAACCTAAAGTTCTGGAATGGCTTCAAAATCCCCCCACAGATATGTTTGAGTACATTTATTGA